TCAAGCGGCTTCAGGAGTTGGGAATCACCGCACTCGAACTCCTTCCCATCCATGCCAACATGGCCGAATCCTTCTTGACGCAGAAGGGACTCACGAACTACTGGGGATACAACACCCTGAATTTCTTCGCTCCCGAACCCTCCTACGCAACTCAAGCGGCTCGCGAGGCCGGGCCGGTCGCCGTCGTCGCCGAAGTGAAGAACATGGTTCGGTCCTTGCACGAAGCGGGAATCGAAGTCATTCTCGACGTCGTCTACAACCACACGTGCGAAGCGGGGATTGATGGCCCCACTGTCTCGTGGCGGGGTTTGGACCAGACCTCCTACTACCTCCAAGAGCCTACTGACCGGTCCCAGATCATGGACACCACGGGCTGCGGCAACTCACTCGATTTCCGCCGCCAGAAAGTTGTCAAGCTTGCTCTGGACTCAATGAGGTACTGGGTCACCAACATTGGCGTGGACGGATTCCGCTTCGATTTGGCCGTAACGCTTGGGCGCAATGGTGAGCAGTTCGATAACCACCATCCATTTCACATGGGGCTGACTACCGACCCCGTTCTCTCGGCCGTAAAGATCATCAACGAACCGTGGGATTTGGGGCCAAATGGTTGGCAAACCGGCCGTTTCATTACTCCCACCGCCGATTGGAACGATCATTTCCGCGATACTGTTCGCAGCTTCTGGGTGGCCGAACCTCGATCTATGGCCACGGGTGGGACAGGCGAGGACTTGCGAGACTTAGCCACTCGCCTCTCCGGTTCGGCTGATCTCTTTGGGCACGGCCGGATTCCGGGCGGACGGGGCACATTTGCCTCCATCAACTTCGTTACCGCTCACGATGGGTTCACACTGCGTGATCTGGTCTCCTACGACCACAAGCACAATGAAGCGAACCTCGAGAACAATCGCGATGGCTCAAATGACAACAAGTCGTGGAATCACGGCTGGGAGGGAAGCGAACCTGATCAGGACGGGCGGGAATTACCTGAAACGGTAATGAATGCTCGCCGGCGCAGCATGCGTAACCTCTTAGGAACTCTCATCCTCTCCAGCGGAACCCCCATGCTCACTGCAGGCGATGAGCACGCCCGTACTCAAGGCGGAAACAATAACTCCTACTGTCAAGACAATGAAATCTCCTGGATTGATTGGCACCTCGAGCCGTGGCAAGAAGACCTGCGCGCCACGGTGGCCTATCTCATTGCTCTGCGTCAAGGTAACAAAGTGCTGCGGCCAGAAACCTTCTACTCTGAAGGCGCAGTGGATCAGGACTTCATCCACGACCTCCAGTGGCTCGACGCCTCGGGAAATCCCATGCCGGAACACAAGTGGTTCGACATTCACAACCGAACTTTGCAGATGTTCCGTTCAGGCAGGAAAACCAGTCCGGACGCACTCATGGTTCTCAATGGTGCAGCCAACCGCGTACCGGTGGTGCTGCCTCGTGGACGCGATCTCCCGTTCACTCTGGTATGGGAGTCCACATGGGAACGCCCGCACAGCCACCTCGACGTGTTCATCCCTCACGCTGTGACGGCAATTGCGCCGTTCTCCATGCAGCTGTACCTGACAAAGTGAACCGGGGCCGACCGAGTCCTGTGGCACTCTGAGATACGATCTACCAGTACGCGCAAGCAGAAAAGGACATCATGACCAACAGCTTCGAATCAGATCTCGAAAACTCCACGAGTGATGCCTCGCTCTCACACAGCCGGGCATTGAGCGAGAAGATCGAGGCAGGTATCGCCAAGGACCCAAGCGAGTTCCGCGTTCTGACGGGCGATCGCCCCACTGGCAACCTTCACATTGGTCACTACTTCGGTTCACTGCGGAATCGCGTGCGTCTCCAACGTGCCGGTGTAGAGACGTGGCTGGTCATTGCCGACTTCCAAGTGATCACGGATCGCGACGGCGTCGGCCCAATCCGCGAGCGTGTCTACTCACTTCTGGCCGACTACTTGGCTGTGGGCATCGACCCTGAGAAAGCAGTTATCTTTCCGCACTCGCAGGTCGAGGGCCTCAATCAACTTCTGCTTCCATTCCTTTCCTTGGTCACAGACGCCGAACTACGCCGCAACCCCACCGTCAAGGCTGAACTTGATGCCACCGGAAACCGTCCGATGTCCGGACTCCTGCTCACCTATCCTGTTCATCAGGCAGCAGACATCCTCTTCTGCAAGGCGAATCTAGTACCCGTGGGCAAGGATCAGCTTCCTCACCTCGAACAAGCACGTGTGATTGCTGACCGCTTCGACTCACGCTACGGGCGCCCAGCAGGCGCCGAGAAGCCAATTTTCCCCCGCCCGCAGGCTCTCCTCTCCGAAGCGGAAACCGTGCTCGGATTGGATGGCACCAAGATGAGCAAGTCCAAGGGCAACACCATCGAGTTGGGCATGACTGCAGATCAAACAGCCAAGCTTGTCAAGAAAGCTGTGACCGATTCGGAACGCACGATAACGTACGATCCTGCCGGGCGCCCTGAAGTGGCAAACCTCCTGCTTCTGGCAGCACTATGCCAAGATCGCGATCCCAGCACTATTGCCGACGAAATCGGAAATGGTGGCGCCGGAACCCTCAAGAAGGTCGTCACTGAGTCACTCAATGAACTTCTGGCACCCATTCGCGAGCGCCGGGCCGAACTGGCTGCGAACGAGGATTATCTCCGCGAGGTTCTTCAACGCGGAATCGAACGCGCAAACGAACAAGCGGAGGCCACCCAGGCCGAAGTGCGTGAAGCCATGAACATGGTGTACTGACGCACGTGCGGGAGGAATCTGTGTTGCACGATAAGGGCGGTGAAGCAGCGCCCTTCGAGGAATATGAGAACTCTGCACTGCTGCGTTTTGGCTCGCAAGATGTGCCCGCCTCGTCCATGGTTAATGGGTTCCGAGTTCTCGAGAGCTTTGCGGGTGGTGAACCCTTGCTCGGTGTCAGTGAAGTCGCCCGCAGGGTGAACCTCAGCAAGAGCACAGTTTCTCGCATCATGGCGACCCTAGCCCGCATGGGTTACCTCGCCAAGGACTCCAATGCGGACAAGTACCGCCTTGGCGTTTCGCTCCTCATGCTCGCCGCTCCCCTGCTGGATTCTCTCGACATCCGGGTTGCCGCCCACCCTCATTTGCTCAAAGCGACAGAGGCGACTGGCGAGACAAGTGCTCTGGCCGTAGTGGAGCACGAAACACTCGTCGTCGTCGATCAAGTGCCGAGCCCAAAGCTCATTCGTCATACCCAAAGCTTGGGAACGCAATACCACGACTGGGGATCGGCCTCGGTGCGCGTAGCCCTCGCATACATGGAGAGCGATCAGGCACAGGCATTGCTATCGTCTGGCGCTGTGGATGGAGTCCCCCACCGCATCTCCAAGACCGGTGTGAAGAGGCTCCTCCAGGAGCTCAGCGACGTCAAGGCAACGGGTTACGCGATTAACGACGGCGACTCCGACCCCCTCGAGTTCGCAGTTTCTGCGCCGGTGTTTGATCTTGAGGCCAATTTGGCCGGGACTGTCGTGGTATCTGCGCCGCGTGTTCGAGTCACTGAGGAGCTCCGCACACAGATTATCGAGACCACGGTATCGAGTGCTCAGGGGATTTCGCGCCGTCTGAGCGGGCGGCCATCTCCCAATGCTTGACTAGCGCGGGGTTGGGGGTGGCGATCACCGGTCGCCACCCCCAACCAACGTTTGCCCCACAAAGTACCCTCACTACTCGTGACCGGCGATTACCATGCACCGCCAGCCATTAGGCTGAAATCGGATGTTATCCGCGCTGGCTCCCGCGAGAACAACGTGCGGCCATGGCGCACCGAACGAATGACGTCACTTCGACGCCGCAAGGCGTCGAAGGCTGAGGGAGCATCCAGCACCACGAAGTTGGCAGGCTTGCCCCTCCCGATTCCGTATTCCTCTAGCCCCAGCGTGATGGCTCCATTAGTCGTGATGAGGTCAAATGCCGTGTCCAATGCGTCAAGTGACATGAGCTGGCTGACATGCACGGCAAAGTCCAAAACATTGAGCATGCTTCCGTCACCCAGTGGATACCACGGGTCGCAGATGGAGTCTTGACCGAGAGAGACGTTTACTCCCTCATCGAGCAGTTCCTTAACTCGGGTAACCCCGCGCCGCTTCGGATATGTATCTTGGCGTCCCTGAAGGTAGAGATTTTCGGCAGGGGCCACCGCAAAGTTGATCTGAGACATCTTGAGGAGCCGGAGCAACTTGAAGAAGTAGGCGTTGTCCGCGCTACCCAACGAACAGGTGTGGCTCGCCGTCGTCCTGGTGCCCATGTCCTCAGCATGGACCAGAGCAGCCAACGTCTGAAGGTGGCGCGACATCGGATCGTCGGTCTCATCACAGTGCACATCAATGCGCTTCCCATAGCGGACAGCGAGATCCACGATGTGGCGCAAAGACTGGGCACCATCAGCATCGGTCAGCTCGTAGTGCGGGATCGCCCCCACCGCATCGGCGCCCATCTTGAGAGCTTCTTCAACCAGTTCCGCACCGCGAGGGAATCCCAGCAGCCCCTCCTGAGGGAAGGCTACGATCTGGATATCCACCAGATCGCGCATCTCCTCGCGCAGCTCAAGCATTGCGCTGAGCGCTGTCAGGCTTGGATCTGTGACGTCAACATGCGAACGAATATGTTGGGTTCCTCCAAGTACCTCTTCGCGAATAGCACGCGAGGCGCGTTCCTTGACTGATTCGACTGTGGCTGTCTGCTTCACATCGTGCCACCGGCTTATTCCTTCAAAGAGCGTGCCTGTGGAGTTCTCAGCGGCCTCGAAGTGTGAGGTGTACACGTAGTCAAGGTGTAAGTGGGTGTCGCAGAAGGGCGAACTGACCAACCTTCCCTCGAGATCGATACTGTTGGAACCCGGTGCGATTACTGCATTGGCATCAGCGGACCGGATTTGACCAAATCGACCATCTTCAACGTCAAAGTCAAAGAGACCTTGTTTTCCAATCAGTTGTGCATTGCGATAGCAAATGGCCATGCTGCGTCAAACTCCTTTTCGCACGCTCTGTAAATACTCTCCACAGCATCCTTGAGGATGAGTTCTCCCTTTTCTGCCGTTGAACCAACTGCAGGGGAGAGATTGCCTTCGATGGGAACATCACCCTTCTTGAGAGGGAACCTCAGGTAGGCGGGCGGCACAAACTCGAGACCACTAGAAGGGATTCGTTCTGTCCGCACAAGTTCAGGGGCCAGAGCCAACATGAGGGAGGTCTCTGTGACTCCGCCATGCTCAAGGGCCCATCCGGGAAAGTCGCTGGCATCGAAGCAAGCGTTGATGGTTTCGGGCGTCAGCCCATCCCACCAGTTGGTTTGGATACACTGCACGTTCGCGCCCGAACCGGCCGCTTCCATTGCCAAACACATACCTTCGGTGATGAATGGATCGTTCTCGAAATGTGCGTTGACTATGAGGATGTTCCTCCTTCCATCGGCGATGAGTTCGAGCAAGACATCGCGCACAAGTGCAATGACGGTGCTGCCGGAGAGGTCAATAGTTCCTGGGAAGAGCGCACCTCCTCCAGACTTCGGGTTCGAACGGTAACCGTACTGAATGGTTGGGTACACAACGGCGGGCAGTACCGCGGCCAATCGCAGTGCGAGCCCCTCGGCAATCGTTGCATCCGTGCAGTAAGGGAGGCACGGCCCGTGCTGTTCGGTGGATCCTATGGGCAGGATCGCTGGCATCCCCTCAGTCTGAGAGAGGTCCTCTAGAGTAAGAGAGGATAAACGAGTCGGGATCGGGTTCACAGTCATCAAAAGCTTTCTCTTTCGTCGTGTGGTGGCAAAGCGAATCTGCTCGCTTCAGTGCTGCTGGCATCAGGCATTGGAGGAGAGGTCCGTGCGAACGTGCGTACTCCGAACTGCAAAGAAGGCGATTGCCGCAATGGCGGTCACATACCATGCCGGAGCCATTGGTGTACCGAGTGCCTTGATGAGCACCGTAGCAACCAGAGGAGCTGTGCCACCAAAGATCGCATTGGCGAAGTTGAAACTCACCGCAAAGCCAGACAGGCGAACTTCCGTTGGGAAGGTTTCAGGCACATAGCTGACCAAATTGCCGTCATTGAGTGCAAGCAGTGCGGCCATTCCAAGTTCCGCAACGAAGATCGCCACCACTGCGCCCGTCCCCAGTAGAACAAATGCGGGGACCGAGAGAAGGACGAACAGGCCACAACCAAGCAGCATCACGCGCTTACGTCCAAACCGATCGGAGTATGCGCCAGCCAAAAGCACGAATGCCACATAGGCGATGAGGGTTGTTGTGGTCGCAGCCCCCGAAATAGTGCTGTCGACGTTGAGTTCATCCGTGAGGTAAGTGGGAAGATATGTCAGGACGATGTAGTAACCCACAGCGTTGAGTACGCACACGCCAAGGGCATTGATCAGGGGACGTGGGTACTTCGTGACCAGTGTCTTCAGCGGCGTTTCCTCATTGCTATCTTGGCTGTGCTGCAGATCCACAAAGATGGGCGACTCAGTCAGATGCTTGCGAAGCACGAAGGCGGCCAAACCGAGTGGTCCAGCTAGGAGGAAGGGCACGCGCCATCCCCAGCTGTCCATCGCGCTACTCGAGAGAAGCGAAGATTCAAAGAGCCAGAATGCGGATCCAGCCATGAGTCCGAGAGCCGTGGAGGCCGGAACAAGTGCCACTGCGAGTCCGCGACGCTTTGGCCCAACCGACTCACTCAGGAATGTTGCTGCTCCGGCGTACTCACCTGCGGCCGAAAAACCTTGGACCATACGCAGGACAAGAAGAAGGCCAGGAGCCAAGAGGCCGATCGAGTCGAATCCCGGCAACACACCGATGAGGAAGGACGCACCGGACATGAGGAGGATTGAGTGCAGCAGCGTTTCCTTTCGTCCATTCTTGTCTCCGAAGTGACCCCAGTAGAACGCACCTATGGGGCGCATGATGAAGGAGATCGCAAACACGGCATAGGTACGGATGAGGGACACGGTATCGTCACCGCTTGGGAAGAAGACTCCCGCTATGACAGTTGCGAAGTACGCGTAGGTTGCGTAGTCGAACCATTCAATGAAGTTTCCGAGAAAGGAAGAGGAAGCAAGCTTGATCATTCCTGCGCGGCGGTCGGGATCGACCGCACTGTCTTGTGGTCTGGTCATGGTATCGGTCATTTCAGCGTTCCTTCACCATCGTCATTATGTTGCATGATGCGCAACAGTGTTGCGCTATGAAGAACGATAAGGAGTTCGCATTTCCGGTCGGTTACGACGCCGATACAGTGCCATTACAGATGTTTCACCCGGGAACCCACGCAGAGACCCACACAGGCAGGCAGGCATGGCAAAGCACGTGCACCACTTCTCTTCACGCCGCGTCGAAAGCCGATAATGAGTTCCGATGCCCTAAGCAGAATGCACCGCCACACCACCGGCCAGCTGAACCCCCTCTCCAAACCTCGGCACTCTCAGTTCCGTAACCCGATGGACGCGCGAACTTGAGCGCTGCATCACGGGCCAAAACCACTTAGGCTGAGAGTGTGAGCACATACGAATCTCTCCGCAAGGACCCCTCGGACTCCAGTCAGACGGATGGGGCGTCGGCAACACGTGCGCAAACAGCGTCAGAACCTGCGCTATTTGACCGCACGTTTGTGCCCGCCATCGGGCGCATTCCGATCATGGACGTAACGCCGTGTATCGAGAACGGTCGGCTGGCAGCCAAGGGTAGCGAACACGAGTCGTTTCCCGTGCGGGCAACGGTGTTCCGCGAGGGCCACGACCTATTCGGCGCGGAAGCCGTGCTTGTTGACCCCTCAGGAGTTGAGGTTCAGCGTTCACCGATGGTCAACACGAAGCCTGGTTTGAATAGATATGAAGGCTGGTTGACGCCCAGTTATCCTGGCGCATGGGGTTTCTTCGTCAGGGCGTGGTCAGATCCGTATGCCACATGGGAGCACAATGCACGGATCAAGGTGGCTGCAGCATCCGACATCGATCTGGTGTTCCTCGAAGCTGAAGTGCTCTTCCGCCGCGCCCTCGAGGCGATTCCCGAAGGGACGCCCCACGCAGTCACCCTAATCTCAGTGCTCTCCGAGGTGGCAAACTCACGCCAGCCCGCTCCTGTTCGGCTTGCAGCGGCTTGTTCGCCTCAAGTTGAAGAGGCGATGGCGGCGCATCCAGTACGCGACTTCGTTACCACATCTCATGTTCTTCCGATTAACGTGGATCGCGAGCGCGCCTTAGCAGGGGCTTGGTACGAGTTCTTCCCGCGTTCGGCTGGTGCGTATAGGAACGACGACGGCACGTGGGTCTCTGGCACATTGCGCACAGCAACACAGGAACTTGACCGCATCGCACGTATGGGATTCGATGTCGCATACCTGACACCGATCCATCCCATTGGTACCACCAACCGCAAGGGACGCAACAACACGCTCATCGCGGCGCAGGGTGATCCAGGTTCGCCCTACGCCATTGGTTCTGCAGCCGGTGGTCATGATGCCATCGAACCCACACTCGGAACCTTTGAGGATTTCGATGCCCTCGTGGATCACGCACACGAGTTGGGCATGGAGGTGGCTCTTGATTTTGCCTTGCAATGCTCGCCGGACCACCCCTGGCTGAAGGAACATCCGGAATGGTTCACCACCCGGGCTGACGGTACGATCGCATTCGCTGAGAATCCACCCAAAAAGTACCAAGATATTTATCCACTCAATTTCGATA
The DNA window shown above is from Changpingibacter yushuensis and carries:
- the glgX gene encoding glycogen debranching protein GlgX — encoded protein: MNRPIRLGAYLVSDGADFAVRAPQASAVELCLIDGDAGNLTERRYSLRGALGVWSGHVADVCAGQRYGFRVHGRWEPEIGLRQNPAKLLLDPYAKAITGTPILDPSLFGHRVDLQLRPVGSTTVPDDRDSAASMAYGVVVEGNGPFISEDCLSGTADFPISHPSTDWNSTIIYEAHVKGLTMLDPLVPEELRGTYAGAGHPATIKRLQELGITALELLPIHANMAESFLTQKGLTNYWGYNTLNFFAPEPSYATQAAREAGPVAVVAEVKNMVRSLHEAGIEVILDVVYNHTCEAGIDGPTVSWRGLDQTSYYLQEPTDRSQIMDTTGCGNSLDFRRQKVVKLALDSMRYWVTNIGVDGFRFDLAVTLGRNGEQFDNHHPFHMGLTTDPVLSAVKIINEPWDLGPNGWQTGRFITPTADWNDHFRDTVRSFWVAEPRSMATGGTGEDLRDLATRLSGSADLFGHGRIPGGRGTFASINFVTAHDGFTLRDLVSYDHKHNEANLENNRDGSNDNKSWNHGWEGSEPDQDGRELPETVMNARRRSMRNLLGTLILSSGTPMLTAGDEHARTQGGNNNSYCQDNEISWIDWHLEPWQEDLRATVAYLIALRQGNKVLRPETFYSEGAVDQDFIHDLQWLDASGNPMPEHKWFDIHNRTLQMFRSGRKTSPDALMVLNGAANRVPVVLPRGRDLPFTLVWESTWERPHSHLDVFIPHAVTAIAPFSMQLYLTK
- the trpS gene encoding tryptophan--tRNA ligase, giving the protein MTNSFESDLENSTSDASLSHSRALSEKIEAGIAKDPSEFRVLTGDRPTGNLHIGHYFGSLRNRVRLQRAGVETWLVIADFQVITDRDGVGPIRERVYSLLADYLAVGIDPEKAVIFPHSQVEGLNQLLLPFLSLVTDAELRRNPTVKAELDATGNRPMSGLLLTYPVHQAADILFCKANLVPVGKDQLPHLEQARVIADRFDSRYGRPAGAEKPIFPRPQALLSEAETVLGLDGTKMSKSKGNTIELGMTADQTAKLVKKAVTDSERTITYDPAGRPEVANLLLLAALCQDRDPSTIADEIGNGGAGTLKKVVTESLNELLAPIRERRAELAANEDYLREVLQRGIERANEQAEATQAEVREAMNMVY
- a CDS encoding IclR family transcriptional regulator, encoding MLHDKGGEAAPFEEYENSALLRFGSQDVPASSMVNGFRVLESFAGGEPLLGVSEVARRVNLSKSTVSRIMATLARMGYLAKDSNADKYRLGVSLLMLAAPLLDSLDIRVAAHPHLLKATEATGETSALAVVEHETLVVVDQVPSPKLIRHTQSLGTQYHDWGSASVRVALAYMESDQAQALLSSGAVDGVPHRISKTGVKRLLQELSDVKATGYAINDGDSDPLEFAVSAPVFDLEANLAGTVVVSAPRVRVTEELRTQIIETTVSSAQGISRRLSGRPSPNA
- the codA gene encoding cytosine deaminase, which translates into the protein MAICYRNAQLIGKQGLFDFDVEDGRFGQIRSADANAVIAPGSNSIDLEGRLVSSPFCDTHLHLDYVYTSHFEAAENSTGTLFEGISRWHDVKQTATVESVKERASRAIREEVLGGTQHIRSHVDVTDPSLTALSAMLELREEMRDLVDIQIVAFPQEGLLGFPRGAELVEEALKMGADAVGAIPHYELTDADGAQSLRHIVDLAVRYGKRIDVHCDETDDPMSRHLQTLAALVHAEDMGTRTTASHTCSLGSADNAYFFKLLRLLKMSQINFAVAPAENLYLQGRQDTYPKRRGVTRVKELLDEGVNVSLGQDSICDPWYPLGDGSMLNVLDFAVHVSQLMSLDALDTAFDLITTNGAITLGLEEYGIGRGKPANFVVLDAPSAFDALRRRSDVIRSVRHGRTLFSREPARITSDFSLMAGGAW
- a CDS encoding creatininase; translated protein: MTVNPIPTRLSSLTLEDLSQTEGMPAILPIGSTEQHGPCLPYCTDATIAEGLALRLAAVLPAVVYPTIQYGYRSNPKSGGGALFPGTIDLSGSTVIALVRDVLLELIADGRRNILIVNAHFENDPFITEGMCLAMEAAGSGANVQCIQTNWWDGLTPETINACFDASDFPGWALEHGGVTETSLMLALAPELVRTERIPSSGLEFVPPAYLRFPLKKGDVPIEGNLSPAVGSTAEKGELILKDAVESIYRACEKEFDAAWPFAIAMHN
- a CDS encoding MFS transporter gives rise to the protein MTDTMTRPQDSAVDPDRRAGMIKLASSSFLGNFIEWFDYATYAYFATVIAGVFFPSGDDTVSLIRTYAVFAISFIMRPIGAFYWGHFGDKNGRKETLLHSILLMSGASFLIGVLPGFDSIGLLAPGLLLVLRMVQGFSAAGEYAGAATFLSESVGPKRRGLAVALVPASTALGLMAGSAFWLFESSLLSSSAMDSWGWRVPFLLAGPLGLAAFVLRKHLTESPIFVDLQHSQDSNEETPLKTLVTKYPRPLINALGVCVLNAVGYYIVLTYLPTYLTDELNVDSTISGAATTTTLIAYVAFVLLAGAYSDRFGRKRVMLLGCGLFVLLSVPAFVLLGTGAVVAIFVAELGMAALLALNDGNLVSYVPETFPTEVRLSGFAVSFNFANAIFGGTAPLVATVLIKALGTPMAPAWYVTAIAAIAFFAVRSTHVRTDLSSNA
- a CDS encoding maltotransferase domain-containing protein encodes the protein MSTYESLRKDPSDSSQTDGASATRAQTASEPALFDRTFVPAIGRIPIMDVTPCIENGRLAAKGSEHESFPVRATVFREGHDLFGAEAVLVDPSGVEVQRSPMVNTKPGLNRYEGWLTPSYPGAWGFFVRAWSDPYATWEHNARIKVAAASDIDLVFLEAEVLFRRALEAIPEGTPHAVTLISVLSEVANSRQPAPVRLAAACSPQVEEAMAAHPVRDFVTTSHVLPINVDRERALAGAWYEFFPRSAGAYRNDDGTWVSGTLRTATQELDRIARMGFDVAYLTPIHPIGTTNRKGRNNTLIAAQGDPGSPYAIGSAAGGHDAIEPTLGTFEDFDALVDHAHELGMEVALDFALQCSPDHPWLKEHPEWFTTRADGTIAFAENPPKKYQDIYPLNFDNDPEGIYREIYRILELWVSHGVTIFRVDNPHTKPVAFWERILAQFRIEHPEILFLAEAFTAPPMLHGLGAAGFHQSYCYFPWRNEKEELEDYLLELGHESDHLVRPAFWPTTHDILTPYMQRGPRPFAIRAVLAATGSPTYGIYSGYEFAEDVPRPGFEEQIDNEKYEFKPRDWAAAESLGISHLLGTLNSIRHRHTALSRLRGIVINKTSDPNIICYTRFARPEECPDGQFDAIITAVNLDPESPHAAQIELDLGPFGLTADGSEAPIIEVTDELSGNVFQWNDHPFVILDPSWQFAHVLSIRNL